Below is a window of bacterium DNA.
CGTCGGAGAGTTCGCGTGCTTTTTGGAGGACGGCTAGGGCGGCGGTGCTTAGTGGAACCCGGTGCGGTTCACCGATCTTGGTCCGGCGGCCGGGGATGGTCCATGTGGCGGAGTCGAGGTTGATCTCGTCCCATGTTGCCAGTCGGGCTTCGCTGCTTCGTACGGCGCACAGCGTGAGGAACTCTAAGCAGTACACGGTGGCTGCCCAGGCGCCGGTGGCGCGGATGGTGGCCAGTGCGTCGGATACTTGGCTGTGTGGGACGGATCGCATGTGTTGACGGCGGGTGCTGTTCTTGCCTAGGGCAGCTGTGATCGTGGCGGTGGGGTCGTTGGTGCGGTGTCCTTCAGCTACGGCCCATTTCATGACGGCGCTGATGCGCTGGCGAACCCGTCTGGCGGTTTCGGCTTTGGTGAACCATATGGGGGTGAGACACGCCATGAGGTCGGCGGAGGTGATGAGGTCGATCCGTTTTCCTCCGACTGTTGGGTACACGTAGGTTCGGAGGCTCGACTGCCAGATTTGTTGGCTTCTGCTGCCAGGCCGCCATTTGGCGGAGTGGAGTTCGATTACCTTGTCGGCTGCCTGCTCGAATGTTGGTGTCTTGTTGGCTTTCGGGTTGCGTCCTTCTTCGATGGCTTGGCGGTTGTCGAGGGCGCGGCGGCGGGCTTCGGCGAGTGTGACTGCGGGGTAGGAACCGAGGCCGAGGTTGGTCTCGCGGCCGTTGATTCGGAGTCGCTGGCTCCACGTCTTGGATAGCCGACCCTCGATTCTGGTCGTCTTCACCAGTAGGCTCAGCCCGTGGCCGCCGCGTCCGTCTCCGTAGCGTCCGGGTCTGCGCACGGTCTTGACGAAGGTAGCCGACAGGGTTGCTGGGCGTCTCATGTTTCCGATTGGTTCCTGTTCTGGGTATCGGTCTAGTTATCAGGTTAGCACCGGGATTGTACAGAACGGTGCGAAAACCGATGAAACAACCAAATCGACTACGGTGCCTGTGACCTGGGAGAACACGGGTAGTATAGAAGGTAGTGCTACGGTGCGAAACAGAGGTTCGATTGTCCGCACCTCCACCGAAGCTACATCCGACCGGTGCACGCCAACAGGCCCGATGCGTGACATCGAGGCCTCCTGCTATCGGCGAACTGGTACTCCACCGGATTTCAGCGAGGCCTAAAGCTCCTTCCGAAAGGATTAGACCCATCCTGCCCTCCACTCCCGGGCGGGCCCTGCTAGCGTTTTCCTGACCCATCAGCACTCCGACCATGCGATCGGACTACCGCCCTTGTCATGCATGTCCTGGGCCCGTGATCGATCTGTTCGCCGGAGATATGTGGACCGGTCGGCACACGGAGCTTGATGGAGCAATTCGGAAGAGGCCTATCAGGAGACTTACGGGAACGTAGGCTTGGTCCAGAGGCGAAGTAAAGGAGACACTAAAGCACGATCAGCCATATAAGGCGACTCCAAGTCAGATCCAGGATTAAGGAGTGGAGCATGAAAATTAGGCTACGATATCTGTTCGTCCTCGTCCTCGCGTTCTCGTTCGCGCTTGCTGCCTGTCAGTCGGATGCTGAAGAACCAGTACCGGAGCCAGCACCGGAGCCAGCACCGGTTGAGGAAGTTCAGGAGGCAGCTCCGGCCGAAGAGGTGGAGCCTGTCACGCTCCGCTTTATGTTCCCTGAAGGAGCTGGTCGCGGGCCCGGCTTTGAATCGGCAATCGCTGCGTATGAGGAGATGAATCCTCACATTACGATCGAGATGGAGTCAGTTCCCTTCCGGGAGTATGGCGGCCTGCTGCCCGTCCAGTTCGCTGGCGATAGCCCGGCGGATGTTGCCTTGGTTGATAGCTCTGCGGTGATCTCTTACGCGTATAACGGAGCCATCGTTCCTCTGGACGGCATCTTCGAGCAGTCCGATGTGGACGACTTCCTTCCCAGCCTTGTCGCTCAATCGACCTACGAAGGTTCCATGTATGGAGCACCTTTCTTCATATCAACACAGGGCGTATTCTACAACGTGGATATGTTTGCGGCAGCGGGAGTCGAGGCTCCTACCTCTGTGGAGGAGGCCTGGACCTGGCCGGAATTCGTGGAGAATGTCTCTAAGGTAGCGGCGAGTGCAGAGAGCGATGAGGGTGATGTCTGGGGGCTGGTGTTCCTGTCGAACCCTCCAGGAAGCATCTCATGGTCGCTACCGGTAATCCGCAGCAATGGGGAGCCGGGCTCGAACACGTTCATGGCCCTCTCACCTGACGGTACGGAGGTATCGGGGTACCTGGATACCCCTGAGGCCATGGAAGCCTATCAATTCTGGCAGGACTTGTATGTGGAACATGGTCTTGCGCCTCAAGGTGATGTACCGGACGCGTTCGGTAACGGACAAGCAGCGACGATGATCTCGTTCTCGGCGTGGGGCAGCGTGCTCAATAACGTGTTCCCGGACCTCAATTGGGACATCATGCCGATTCCCTATCTCGAAACGCATGTCGTCCACGCCAGCCATTTCATGCCCACGGTCGCGTCCAAGAGCGATCATCAGGAAGAGGCCAAGGCCTTTGTGCAGTTCCTCTCAAGCATCGAGGGCTTTAGTGCTTACTATGACGTAACCAGTGATATGCCAGCACGCGTCTCCTTGCTGAACGAACTAGAAGAGTTTCAGGTCCGTCCGCTTAGCATCTTCAAAGATGAGCTCCTCACGGTTGCCTATGCAGCACCTGGTGGTCCCGGCGGCGCGATATACGCCGAAATCGTCGGCGCCTTGATGCTGGATATCGCGCAGGGAGCGGACATTGAGGCAGCTGTTGAAGCAGCTGTAACTGAACTCGATGCCCAACTGGCTCAATTCGGATAGTCCTAGTCCAAGTAAGCGCTATACCGGATTGCCGCTCTCCACTCCTGGGGAGCGGCAATCCGGGCAGTCCTAGCTTCGTGATCCCTGTTCAGGCCCGGCAATGGTATCGGGTGTCTCCAGGACCGACAACATGGCCATAAGGAGACCTAGCGCTCATGCGATCGAACGCTATCGTTCCGCCCTTCTCCTAAGTTTACCGGCGCTCGTTGGACTTGCCATCTTCTGGTACTGGCCAACGATTCAAGCCGTGTTTCTGGGCTTTCAGGACTACAACCTGATGTCCGGCAGCCATGCGTGGACTGGTTTCGAGAACTATCAAACCGCCGCAACCGACCCGCTGCTCCGCCTTACGTTCTTGAACACAGTCATCTACTTCCTGATGGAGGTGCCCCTACAAATGGCTCTGGCCCTCGCTCTGGCACTACTCGTGCAGCGCGGTCCGGCTTGGCTCCGCACCATCATATTGGTTCCAACTGTTACGTCGATGGTTGTCGTGAGTGTCATATGGGGGTTGATGTATCACCCGAACAGCGGGTTGATCAACAGCCTGCTGGCGGGTGTCGGTGTGCCTCCTCAGCCGTTCCTCACCAGCGCGCAACAGGCCATGCCCTCGATTGCGCTGCTCATGATCTGGAAGAATGTCGGCTTCAGCATGCTGTTCTTCCTGGCCGGCCTGGTGAGCATTCCGAGAAACTACTATGAGGCTGCTGCGACCGACGGGGCGAACAGCCGCCAACTCCTTCGTTATGTAACCCTTCCACTGCTGCGCGGTACTGTAGTGTTCTTGCTTATCACGAACACCGTCACTGCGTTCAAGGTGTTTACCCCTATCTTCCTGATCACAGAAGGGGGCCCCATCAATGCTACTCGGGTTGTCGTGCTCTACATCTTTGAGAATGCCTTTCGCTTCAACAAGATGGGATATGCCGCAGCGATCTCGGTCCTACTCGCCCTGTTCCTGCTAATCATAAGCGTCTACTCGCTTCGCGCGTCCAGGGCGAGGTGATCGACAGTGACTCTAACGTGCCGACGGTCATGTACTCGAGAATAGTCGGGCGCCGATCTGATCGCCTGTCCGGCCCACGCCGGGGCACCTGGGCCGTGCTTCGGCTGCCGGTAGTTGTCGGAGTCGCCTTCTTCTTTGTGTTTCCGTACCTTTGGTTGGCCGGCTCAGCCTTTAGGCCCCGAGAGGAGATCTTTCGTTACGTGAATCCAGTGTCATGGCGGACCTTCATTCCGTTGGCCCCGACGCTTGACAACTTTCGGCACTTATTCTTGGAGCGAAACTTTGGTCGCGCACTGGCCAACAGCCTGCTCATCGCGGTCGTCACAGTGGCCATTACTCTGTTCATCGGTAGTATGATTGCCTTCGCCCTTGCCCGGATTAGGTTCCCCGGGCGCGAAATCGTGTTCGTGTTGATCCTCGCCACGATTCTGATTCCGTTTGAGACGATCATGGTCTCGGTGTTCTTGACGGTACAACGCCTGGGACTGTTCGATACCTATCCGGCGCTATTCCTGCCCTGGGTTACAGATGCCTTCATCATTTTCCTGCTCAGGCAGCATTTTCGAGATATCCCCGATGAACTGCAGGATGCCGCCATCGTAGATGGTTGCTCGCTGTTTCGGGTCTACTGGAACGTCATGCTGCCAAATATACGCCCGGCGCTGGTCAGCGCTGCCTTTGTCAAGTTCGTGTTCTCGTGGGACGCGTTCCTCTGGCCACTCATTGTTACACGCGACCCTGACCTAACGGTGGTGCAACTGGCTATCTCTCGGCTCTTTACGGACCAGAATGTCTTATGGGAGCTCATCTTCGCAGGTGCGTTCATCGGTACAGTGCCACTCATCGTGCTCTTCCTTCTCCTACAGCGTTACTACGTCGAAGGCGTGGTTACCAGCGGGTTCAATTGAGGTAGGCAGGTGCCCGCCTTATGACGATGTGGTGTGTGAGTCAGAAGCGACGAGCGGTGAGACGATTGACATGGCAAGGACGGGAGGCGTGCGAGGGCCAAGAGTGGTCGCGCCCGTTCCCGGTGTCCAGGTGCCGGGGTCGGCGCAAACGGTCGCCAATTAGGATGCGCGTTCGAAGGGCACAACCATGCTTCTGATCACCAACGTGACGGCGGTGACGGTCGACTCGCAGCGGCGGATCATCACCGACGCAGCGATCGCGGTCAAGGGCGACCGCATCGCCGATATCGGCAAGGCCGCCGACTTGGCTCCCCGCCACCCCGATGCGGAACTACTCGAGGGCCATGGCATGCTGGCCTTGCCGGGGCTGATCGACGCCCACGCCCACTCGGATCAGGCGCTTCTGCGGGGTGCCGCCGACGACCTGTCCTGGCGGCCCTATCTCCAGGAGGTCATCTGGCCGCTGCTGAGCCGGCGCACCCAGGAGGATGCCCAGATCAGCCTGAGACTGTGCATGCTGGAGATGATCAAGTCCGGCACGACCTGTTTCGTCGACTCGATCGTGCCGAGCCACTATGACTTTGATGCGCTGGCGCAGGCGGTTCAGGAAATGGGGATGCGCGGCGTGCTGGCGAAGTATGTCCTGCCGGACGCCTTGTTCGAGCGCGGCGAGAGCCCTGTGGATACAGGCGGGTTCAGCGGGGAGGACGAGTCTCTGGCCGACGCCGAGCGGGGGATCGGCGTCTGGCACGGTGCGGCTGGTGGCCGGCTGCAGGTCTGGCTCGGACCACTGGTGCCGCGAGAGGAGCCACCGGCTAGCGCCTCGCCGGGTTTCTACCGCAGGGTCTCTCGGCTGGCGGCGAGACACGGGACGGGGATTACCGTTCACTTCGCCGGCACTGTCGATGACCCTCCCTTCTTTCAGCGGGAGTTCGGCATGCTTCCTGCCGAGTTCGCCCGTCGCTACGACCTTCTGGGACCCAACGTGCTGCTCATCAACGGCACTTGGTTCTCTGAGGAGGAGATCCCGATCCTTGCCGAGACCCATACGCGGCTGGTACACAGCCCCTCGGCCAATATGAAGATGGGGGAGGGTTTCGCCAAGGTACCGCAGATGCGGAACGCCGGGGTTACGGTGGCGCTGGGATGTGATGCGGCAGCCAACAACAACTGCCATGACATGATCCGTGAGATGAAAGCGGCCTCGCTGCTGCACAACGTGGCGATGATGGATCCCACAACCCTGACAGCCGGGGATGCCCTGGAGATGGCGACGATCGAGGGGGCGCGCGCCATAGGGCGTGGTGATCAACTGGGATCCCTGGAGGTAGGGAAGCAGGCAGACGTGGTCCTGGTCGACCTG
It encodes the following:
- a CDS encoding amidohydrolase is translated as MLLITNVTAVTVDSQRRIITDAAIAVKGDRIADIGKAADLAPRHPDAELLEGHGMLALPGLIDAHAHSDQALLRGAADDLSWRPYLQEVIWPLLSRRTQEDAQISLRLCMLEMIKSGTTCFVDSIVPSHYDFDALAQAVQEMGMRGVLAKYVLPDALFERGESPVDTGGFSGEDESLADAERGIGVWHGAAGGRLQVWLGPLVPREEPPASASPGFYRRVSRLAARHGTGITVHFAGTVDDPPFFQREFGMLPAEFARRYDLLGPNVLLINGTWFSEEEIPILAETHTRLVHSPSANMKMGEGFAKVPQMRNAGVTVALGCDAAANNNCHDMIREMKAASLLHNVAMMDPTTLTAGDALEMATIEGARAIGRGDQLGSLEVGKQADVVLVDLKRPHTMPIHDPIANLVYASHGGDVDTVIVAGQVLMQGRKVLVADEAAILEEAQERGLALLKRAGIEVAPAWPME
- a CDS encoding sugar ABC transporter permease; translated protein: MAIRRPSAHAIERYRSALLLSLPALVGLAIFWYWPTIQAVFLGFQDYNLMSGSHAWTGFENYQTAATDPLLRLTFLNTVIYFLMEVPLQMALALALALLVQRGPAWLRTIILVPTVTSMVVVSVIWGLMYHPNSGLINSLLAGVGVPPQPFLTSAQQAMPSIALLMIWKNVGFSMLFFLAGLVSIPRNYYEAAATDGANSRQLLRYVTLPLLRGTVVFLLITNTVTAFKVFTPIFLITEGGPINATRVVVLYIFENAFRFNKMGYAAAISVLLALFLLIISVYSLRASRAR
- a CDS encoding sugar ABC transporter substrate-binding protein — its product is MKIRLRYLFVLVLAFSFALAACQSDAEEPVPEPAPEPAPVEEVQEAAPAEEVEPVTLRFMFPEGAGRGPGFESAIAAYEEMNPHITIEMESVPFREYGGLLPVQFAGDSPADVALVDSSAVISYAYNGAIVPLDGIFEQSDVDDFLPSLVAQSTYEGSMYGAPFFISTQGVFYNVDMFAAAGVEAPTSVEEAWTWPEFVENVSKVAASAESDEGDVWGLVFLSNPPGSISWSLPVIRSNGEPGSNTFMALSPDGTEVSGYLDTPEAMEAYQFWQDLYVEHGLAPQGDVPDAFGNGQAATMISFSAWGSVLNNVFPDLNWDIMPIPYLETHVVHASHFMPTVASKSDHQEEAKAFVQFLSSIEGFSAYYDVTSDMPARVSLLNELEEFQVRPLSIFKDELLTVAYAAPGGPGGAIYAEIVGALMLDIAQGADIEAAVEAAVTELDAQLAQFG
- a CDS encoding tyrosine-type recombinase/integrase, with the translated sequence MRRPATLSATFVKTVRRPGRYGDGRGGHGLSLLVKTTRIEGRLSKTWSQRLRINGRETNLGLGSYPAVTLAEARRRALDNRQAIEEGRNPKANKTPTFEQAADKVIELHSAKWRPGSRSQQIWQSSLRTYVYPTVGGKRIDLITSADLMACLTPIWFTKAETARRVRQRISAVMKWAVAEGHRTNDPTATITAALGKNSTRRQHMRSVPHSQVSDALATIRATGAWAATVYCLEFLTLCAVRSSEARLATWDEINLDSATWTIPGRRTKIGEPHRVPLSTAALAVLQKARELSDGNDLVFPSATGQTLSDSTMSKLCRENGIDGTPHGMRSAFRSWAAETGADWAVAELCLGHRAGTDVELAYQRSDLLERRRQLMETWAQYLNP
- a CDS encoding carbohydrate ABC transporter permease; translation: MERNFGRALANSLLIAVVTVAITLFIGSMIAFALARIRFPGREIVFVLILATILIPFETIMVSVFLTVQRLGLFDTYPALFLPWVTDAFIIFLLRQHFRDIPDELQDAAIVDGCSLFRVYWNVMLPNIRPALVSAAFVKFVFSWDAFLWPLIVTRDPDLTVVQLAISRLFTDQNVLWELIFAGAFIGTVPLIVLFLLLQRYYVEGVVTSGFN